DNA from Micrococcales bacterium:
GTCTTGTCGTACTGGCGCTGCACCGAGTGCGGCAGATCAACGCCGGCCTCCGCCCAGGCTGCCTTGACCAGCCCCGAGGAGTCGTAGGCGTCCGGACCGGTCGCTCCGGCCTCGAACGGCTTGCCGGCCTGCTTGATGGCGAACTTCACAACCGGCTTCGTGGTGGAGTCGGGCAGGTCGCCCACCTGGTCGACGGCCTGGTCGGCCTGCTTCTGCTGCTGCTCCTGCTGACGGGCCAGCTCTTCTGCCAGTTGCCGCTGCTGCTCGGCCTGGAGTTGGGACAGCAGGGCAGTGGACTCGGCGACTCGCGCATCGATGGCCGCCTTGGCGTCCAGCAGATCGTCCCGGGCGTTCTCCGCCTTCTTCTCGGCCTTCTCCAGAGCTGCCTCGTCGCGGATCAACTGCTGCTCGGCGACCTGCGTGCGCACCAGCGCCGAGTTCTGCTGGCCGGCGAGGATCCGCGCGGTGTCCAGAGTCGCCAGCCAGTCCGACGGGGTGTCCGAGGCCAGTACGAGCAGGCTGGGGTCCACCCCACCGTTGCGGTAGATCTGGCTGACCACCTGGTTGAGGGTGTTCTGGCTGGTGGCCAGGCTCTGCTGGGTGGCGGCCAGTTCCGCCTGCTTGTCCACGACCGCCTGCTGGGCCTGCTGCCAATCGATGGTGGCATCGTTGGCCTCCTCCGCGGCGGCGGCCGCCTGCTGCTGCAGAGCCGACAACTGCGACTGCACCTGGGCGATCTGCGTATCGATGTCCGCGTGGGCGGCCCACGGGACCAGCAGGATGGCGCACGACATCCCAGCCACGACAGCCGAAAGCACGCGACGGGACGCCATACCACCATTGTGCACCCCGCGGCGTTCACAAAGCCCGCCTCACACTGCGCGCACGAACCTCAGCGGCGATATCAGCCCGGAGGCCGCCAGAGCGTCCATAGCGGCGACTTCCTCAGTCGTCAGCTCACCATCACCGGGGGCATCCAGAAGCGCTGTGACCACACAGTCGGCACAGGCTGCCGGCCGTGCCGTGCAACTTACACAATCGATCAGCATCGTCATCTCCTCACGTCGTGACCCGACCGTAGGGAGACCCTGTGACAAAGTGCCGGTCAGCCCTCGCCGAGACCGGGCGCCCGCAGTGGCGCGGGGTCGTCGGGCACCAGCCACGGCAGCGCCGCGAACACCTGGTGACGGCTGCCGTCGGCCGCCTCGATTTCGCGCAGGACGCGACGGTTGCGAAGATTGGGGTGCGCCATGGCCTCGGCCAGCGTCAGGGCCGGACCCACGCAGGTGTCCTCGAAAGCCAGCAGCGACATCCAGTGGGAGCGGGGCCGGGACGCGACCCGGTGACGTAGGGCGTCGCGCAGTTCGGTCTGCCGTGCGGGATCGTACTGCGACGGCTTCCATTCGGGCAGTTCCAGCAGGTCCAGGATGGTGCCGAAGAATTTGGGCTCCAGGGCACCCACTGTCAACCACAAGCCGTCGGCGCACTCGTACACCTCGTAACACGCCCAGCGCCCGGTGAGGTCCCACGGTGTTGTGGGCGCCAGGCCGGTGGCAAGCCAGCCGCCCAGTGGCAACTGTGCCAACGACAGGGCCGCGTCCACCATGGCTACCTCGGAGCGCACGAACTCACCCGTGGCGCTGGTCCGCAGCCCGGCCAGGACCGCCAGTGCCGCATGCATGCCAGCGGCCAGATCGGCGACCTGCAGGCCGGGGAGCGCGGGGCCGCCGGCGAGAGTGAGCACTCCGGCGTAGCCCAGAGTGTTGAGATCGTGGCCGGGAACCTGTTCGAGTTCACCGCCGGACCCGTAGGCATCGATCGTGACGTGCACCAGAGCGGGACGCAGTTCTCGCAGCCTGTCCTGTCCGAAACCCAGCCGGTCCAGGACTCCTGGGCGGAACGAGTCGACCAGGACATCAGCGCCGGCCACCAGCGAGGCGAACTGCTCGCGGCCCTCGTCGGTCTTCAGGTCGACGACCAGGCTGCGCTT
Protein-coding regions in this window:
- a CDS encoding C40 family peptidase; the protein is MASRRVLSAVVAGMSCAILLVPWAAHADIDTQIAQVQSQLSALQQQAAAAAEEANDATIDWQQAQQAVVDKQAELAATQQSLATSQNTLNQVVSQIYRNGGVDPSLLVLASDTPSDWLATLDTARILAGQQNSALVRTQVAEQQLIRDEAALEKAEKKAENARDDLLDAKAAIDARVAESTALLSQLQAEQQRQLAEELARQQEQQQKQADQAVDQVGDLPDSTTKPVVKFAIKQAGKPFEAGATGPDAYDSSGLVKAAWAEAGVDLPHSVQRQYDKTQRVDITQLAPGDIVFLYGTGKHAGIYTGDGYFVHAKGPRDGVVYEKLFTNEFMSEFAGAGRPKP
- a CDS encoding CoA transferase; this translates as MSEPPLSGVRVLDMTRLLPGNFATVTLVEMGAEVIKVEAPEGDGTRWVAPHLASGESGAFVQLNRGKRSLVVDLKTDEGREQFASLVAGADVLVDSFRPGVLDRLGFGQDRLRELRPALVHVTIDAYGSGGELEQVPGHDLNTLGYAGVLTLAGGPALPGLQVADLAAGMHAALAVLAGLRTSATGEFVRSEVAMVDAALSLAQLPLGGWLATGLAPTTPWDLTGRWACYEVYECADGLWLTVGALEPKFFGTILDLLELPEWKPSQYDPARQTELRDALRHRVASRPRSHWMSLLAFEDTCVGPALTLAEAMAHPNLRNRRVLREIEAADGSRHQVFAALPWLVPDDPAPLRAPGLGEG